ACTTTCTGCTTGCGGCCATATACGCCGCTTTCATTCAGCGAGCTGCTGGCTTCTGCCGAGCTCAGGCGCTCATCTATCATGACCACGGGCAAACCAAAGCGGCCATCGAGCCGACGCGCAAACTTGCGGCAGAGCAGGCTGGTGGCATGCTCTTCGCCCTCAAGCGACAGCGGCAGGCCGACGATCAGCACCGTGGGGCGCCATTCGTTGATCAGCGTGGTAATGGCGGCAAAGCGCACATCGTTGGCTTCACTTTCGATGGTGGTGAGCGGGTGCGCGATGCCCAGCAGGTGTTCGCCTACGGCTACGCCTATGCGTTTTTCGCCAAAGTCAAAAGCCAGCGCCGTTCCCTCTGAGGTGAGCAGCAATTGCTTGGCGGGATCGTTGTTGATGGTGTTGAGGCGAGGGGTGGCGGTCTGCATGCGCTCAGGCAGGAAGAGAAGTAGGGGCCATATCAGGCATGCCCGGCCTCTTCCGAAAGCTTGGCAAAATCAAGCCCCAGCAGTTGCATGGCCGCGGTGAGTTTGTTTTCACTGGGCAGGTCAAACAATACCGTGTCGTCGGCAGGGACGGATAACCAGGCATTCTGTGCCATTTCCTGCTCCAGCTGCCCGGCAGCCCAGCCGGAATAGCCCAGCGAGATGAAGATTTTTTCTGGCCCCGTGCCATTGGCGACGGCTTCCAGCACATCTTTCGAGGTGGTGAGCGTCGTCTTGCCATTGATGGAGATGCTGGACTGCCAGTCACCGGGCGGCTGATGCAGCACAAAGCCGCGGTCTATCTGTACCGGTCCGCCAAAGTGCACGGCACTGGCGGCCATCTCGGCATCGTCGAGCGACAGGTTGATCTGGCTGAACAGCTCCTGCAGCGTCATCTCGGTCGGGCGGTTGATCACGATGCCCAGCGCACCATCCGCATTGTGCTCGCATATATAGGTGACCGACTTGGCAAAATTGGGGTCGGCCATGGCGGGCATGGCAATGAGAAAGTGATTGGTAAGATTGACGTTTTCCACGGTTCCAATTATCGCATAAATATCAGGTCGGGGAAGCTTCCAGATAGCCAACGACTTCCAGCCCGAAGCCGGTCATGCTCGGCATTTTGCGCGGGGCTGCCATCAGCCGCATTTTGCGCACGCCCAGGTCGAGCAGGATTTGCGAGCCTATGCCGTAATTCCGCAGATCCTGCTTGTGCCGGATGGACTGATCCGCACGCTGGATGCGGTCTACCAGATCACTGCCGTGTTCGTCACCACGCAGCAGTATCATCACGCCGCATTCGGCCTGGCTGATGGTTTCCATGGCTTTCAGGGTATTCCAGGAGTGCGAGCAGCTGGAACTGTCGAGCAGGTCGAATACCGACAGCGGCTCGTGCACG
Above is a window of Methylovorus glucosotrophus DNA encoding:
- the ruvX gene encoding Holliday junction resolvase RuvX; translated protein: MQTATPRLNTINNDPAKQLLLTSEGTALAFDFGEKRIGVAVGEHLLGIAHPLTTIESEANDVRFAAITTLINEWRPTVLIVGLPLSLEGEEHATSLLCRKFARRLDGRFGLPVVMIDERLSSAEASSSLNESGVYGRKQKVMLDQVAAQHILQSYFDTLSSLSVAQPHAGSQ
- a CDS encoding YqgE/AlgH family protein, giving the protein MENVNLTNHFLIAMPAMADPNFAKSVTYICEHNADGALGIVINRPTEMTLQELFSQINLSLDDAEMAASAVHFGGPVQIDRGFVLHQPPGDWQSSISINGKTTLTTSKDVLEAVANGTGPEKIFISLGYSGWAAGQLEQEMAQNAWLSVPADDTVLFDLPSENKLTAAMQLLGLDFAKLSEEAGHA